AGAAAGAGAAATGATATCTTAATATTGAGGGCATTGTCATCAAGAAAGAAGAACAAAAATATCATGTCTTGTAAAGCTTTTGTTCATGGGTGGGCCACCACCTTTTTGCCTGTTTGAATCAGATGAAAAAGCCTATATAAGAAGTATACCTCTGCAAAAGAAACACATctgagaaagaaaaataataataataataataataattcctgTTTGTTAGAAGGCAAGAAAAGAATccattatcatttttatttgcaGGGAAGTTCCTGGTAACTTCTCTTTGGTAGCTGCTCACAGTTGTAATTTGTTTTATGATGCTATAAAATTTTCACCTTTCTTGCTTCTTATCACAAACCCACTTCCTATCTTCATTCAATCTTCCATTCCTTGATTTTTCCTTTGAAATTACTATCTGGGTTTTTGTTAGTTTCTGTGAAGCTCATAAATTTTGCACTGAAACTTTTGATTCTGTACTTGTTTGAGAAGTCTCTTTTTGTTAGATCATAATATCAAAAGATGGGTGTTGGAGGAACTTTGGAGTATTTATCTTATTTGATAACAAGCAGTGGCCATAaacacaagaagaagaagaagcaactACAGACTGTAGAGCTTAAGGTGAGGATGGACTGTGATGGCTGTGAGCTCAAGGTCAAGAATGCTCTCTCTTCATTAAGTGGTATGCGTAgtttcttttctctttcatgctcttcttctgtttttttcttctttctgtcGAAGATAGATTCGCCGACTGGAACTACTGAATCTAAGTTATTTTAGATACGCTCCTTGAAGCTAaagtcttttttctttttttaaaattttgcagGAGTTAAGAAGGTAGAGATAAACAGGAAACAGCAGAAAGTGACTGTAACTGGTTATGTAGATTCAAACAAGGTTTTG
This genomic interval from Manihot esculenta cultivar AM560-2 chromosome 12, M.esculenta_v8, whole genome shotgun sequence contains the following:
- the LOC110627868 gene encoding heavy metal-associated isoprenylated plant protein 23, translated to MGVGGTLEYLSYLITSSGHKHKKKKKQLQTVELKVRMDCDGCELKVKNALSSLSGVKKVEINRKQQKVTVTGYVDSNKVLKKAKATGKKAEIWPYVPYNLVAQPYIAQAYDKKAPPGYVRNVETTATTGTVTRYDQDPYISMFSDDNPNACSIM